In the Acetobacterium sp. KB-1 genome, TTCAAGCTTCAAGATCGGATATTTGGCATTGATGTACCTCATTACAAATAAAAAACTCAATCACGAAAACGGGTTAAGGGTAATTTCATTAATCGTACTTTTCGATTTTTATCAAAAAAAGAGTCTCGCTAATGATGAAGAAGTGATCTTAGTTGATCAGGGCATGGTGCAACAAATGGTCTCCATGCTTTTCGAGTCAGAACTGATCGCGGAAAAATATGTTAAAAAACTAATTCGATACACACAAAAAAAAGATATGGGCATCTTCATTGTCAATATTGATCTTGATATCAATGAGTCATTTGAGCGCTTAACAAGAAGAGAAGGAAATATTTCAAGAATACAGAAGCTAAAAAAAGATACCGCTATGCATACACTGATAATGCAGCAGAACAATTTTAATAAAATCAGAAAAATAATCAGAGAACTTGACTTGGAAAGTATTACCGTTAATACCCAAGGATCGATAGAGACAAACGTATTGCTTCTTGAAAATTATATAAAGGGAATGAAACAGCCAGATGTTTAATGGAATTCGCGGCTCATTTAAGATGATTTAAAAGCGAAATTACTTAAGTAAGGGGGTTAGCTAGTGAAAAATGAAATATTGGTCAGTGTAAGTTGTATCACCTTTAATCATGAGAAATATATCGCCGAGGCTTTAGAAAGTTTTATCATGCAGAAAACAAGGTTTAATTATGAAATATTAATCCATGATGATGCATCGACTGACAGAACGGCGGATATTATTCGTGAGTATGAAAAAAAATATCCGGATTTAATAAAACCGATCTATCAAAAAGAAAATCAATACTCCAAAGATGTGGATGTGGATGATTTAAATACCGAAAGAGCAGAAGGAAAGTACATCGCCTTGTGTGAAGGTGATGATTATTGGACCGACCCACTTAAACTTCAGAGACAAGTTGATTATTTGGAGAGTCATCCTGATTGCACACTTTGTGTTCATGCGGCATATATTGTTAACGTGATGGGACGTAAAATAAAATCGGTTAGACCCAATGTGGGCAATAAAATATTTACGATTGAAGAAATAATTGAAGGTGGCGGTGGGTTGTTTGCGACAAATACGATAATGTATCCCCGCTGTTTGGATGCGGGCAAACCAGATTTTTATAAAAAAGCACCGGTAACGGATTATCCCCTGACTATTTATCTTGCCCTTAAAGGAAAAGTATATTACATCGATGCGTACATGGCTGCTTATCGGAAGGGCGTTAGCGGTTCCTGGACAACGACAGAACAGTCAAACCTTGAAAAGATAATTAAACACGTTGACAATACCGACATAATGTTGGACGATCTAAACGAACATACCAAATACCAATATAATGAGGCTATAAATAACAAAAAGAGTCTAAATCGGTTTAAAATTATGATCGCA is a window encoding:
- a CDS encoding glycosyltransferase yields the protein MKNEILVSVSCITFNHEKYIAEALESFIMQKTRFNYEILIHDDASTDRTADIIREYEKKYPDLIKPIYQKENQYSKDVDVDDLNTERAEGKYIALCEGDDYWTDPLKLQRQVDYLESHPDCTLCVHAAYIVNVMGRKIKSVRPNVGNKIFTIEEIIEGGGGLFATNTIMYPRCLDAGKPDFYKKAPVTDYPLTIYLALKGKVYYIDAYMAAYRKGVSGSWTTTEQSNLEKIIKHVDNTDIMLDDLNEHTKYQYNEAINNKKSLNRFKIMIAQERYEELKEEKFKSVFKKLGKKEKTKILIKQYFPHTVKIYKSLRKKYRLK